From Cydia splendana chromosome 12, ilCydSple1.2, whole genome shotgun sequence, a single genomic window includes:
- the LOC134795340 gene encoding uncharacterized protein LOC134795340 isoform X2, producing the protein MSYRGAWDGGPPGAEAEYAPPYAGGAAPPPPPVMPTTDPWTGVSYSQYGPPPTYDYQNYGAANYNYNYDANYYQRPPENYYQKYPESTDAYSSRDGYDNAPRPSTRPRSPAEITVVRRRRSYSRSVSPFEKKDRAYSRKINSYDEVRKTRSHSRSSRLKREKYSSSDRSSSRSSTRLSRKKIKTAPFDPRFPNQNQTKYCYQSYLDFYRCQKVRGEKYEPCQYFKRVFTSLCPIDWVEKWDSQRSEGTFPGRI; encoded by the exons ATGTCATATCGCGGCGCATGGGACGGCGGGCCGCCTGGCGCCGAGGCGGAGTATGCGCCGCCCTACGCAGGGGGCGCCGCCCCGCCGCCTCCGCCCGTCATGCCCACCACGGACCCCTGGACGGGCGTCAGCTACAGTCAGTATGGACCTCCTCCCACCTATGACTATCAGAACTACGGCGCTGCCAACTACAACTACAATTACGACGCTAACTACTACCAACGCCCGCCTGAGAACTACTATCAGAAATATCCTGAGTCGACAGATGCATACTCCTCCCGGGATGGTTATGACAATGCGCCCAGGCCGTCTACCCGGCCAAGGTCTCCTGCAGAAATTACTGTAGTAAGAAGACGTAGATCATACTCTAGAAGTGTTAGTCCTTTTGAAAAGAAAGATAGGGCATattcaagaaaaataaatagctATGATGAGGTCCGGAAGACAAGATCTCATAGTAGGTCAAGTCGACTTAAGAGAGAAAAGTATTCTTCCAGTGACCGCTCCAGCTCTAGGTCCTCGACTAGATTGTCTCGTAAGAAG ATCAAAACCGCGCCCTTCGACCCGCGGTTCCCTAACCAGAACCAGACTAA ATACTGCTACCAGAGCTACCTGGACTTCTATCGCTGCCAGAAGGTCCGAGGCGAGAAGTACGAGCCATGCCAGTACTTCAAACGCGTCTTCACCTCCCTCTGCCCCATCGATTGGGTTGAGAAGTGGGACTCCCAGCGTAGCGAGGGCACGTTCCCTGGCAGGATCTAA
- the LOC134795340 gene encoding cytochrome c oxidase subunit 6B2 isoform X1, with amino-acid sequence MPEMIKSPDQIKTAPFDPRFPNQNQTKYCYQSYLDFYRCQKVRGEKYEPCQYFKRVFTSLCPIDWVEKWDSQRSEGTFPGRI; translated from the exons ATGCCTGAGATGATCAAATCGCCCGACCAGATCAAAACCGCGCCCTTCGACCCGCGGTTCCCTAACCAGAACCAGACTAA ATACTGCTACCAGAGCTACCTGGACTTCTATCGCTGCCAGAAGGTCCGAGGCGAGAAGTACGAGCCATGCCAGTACTTCAAACGCGTCTTCACCTCCCTCTGCCCCATCGATTGGGTTGAGAAGTGGGACTCCCAGCGTAGCGAGGGCACGTTCCCTGGCAGGATCTAA
- the LOC134795341 gene encoding histone-lysine N-methyltransferase E(z): protein MSKSKVSAEWKKRVKSEYMRLRQVKRFKRADEVKVAWARNLRLMSEALETRDAELAERGRRPFWPPPAPSPSHEGLMKKAEATCTDASGIVTTQQVPIHIINSVNPIPTMYTWAPTQKNFMVEDETVLHNIPYMGDEVLDQDGTFIEELIKNYDGKVHGDKEGGFIDDQLFVELVHALMTYQTRDEVADERREKESNKELKDKEKEKDKEKEKDKEKEKDKDKEKEKDKEKEKDKEGADLEKQFPIFIIFQAISSQFPDKGTPQELREKYIELTSRSDPDALPPECTPNIDGPLAESVARDQTMHSFHTLFCRRCFKYDCFLHRLQACHPGPNLNKRKGPDLKPFSEPCGPSCYVLLDGIREKLAREKAAGEEDKGKSNSMDSPNDASSEDSNDSNRFPKGSSSAAGWSGAIAKPGPPVEPAYNALGLTVGDIQSEWTGSDQSLFRALHKVFACNYCAIAQVMLSKTCQQVYTYWINTGQEECRVEAELTPPRKKKKKHRLWSVHCRKIQLKKDSNSHHVFNYTPCEHPNQPCDSMCPCLQSQNFCEKFCQCSSDCQNRFPGCRCKASCNTKQCPCYLGVRECDPDLCIQCGADSPVCCRNVSVQRGLHKHLLLAPSDVAGWGIFLKEAAHKNEFISEYCGEVISQDEADRRGKVYDKYMCSFLFNLNNDFVVDATRKGNKIRFANHSINPNCYAKVMMVNGDHRIGIFAKRAIQPGEELFFDYRYGPTEQLKFVGIEREMEFL from the exons ATGAGCAAATCGAAGGTTTCAGCAGAATGGAAGAAACGCGTGAAGTCCGAATATATGCGTCTCCGCCAAGTGAAG CGATTCAAAAGAGCGGATGAAGTGAAGGTAGCATGGGCGAGAAACTTACGTTTAATGTCGGAGGCTCTGGAAACGCGCGATGCAGAGTTAGCGGAGCGCGGGCGGCGACCGTTCTGGCCTCCACCGGCGCCAAGTCCGAGCCATGAGGGGCTCATGAAGAAGGCTGAAGCAACCTGCACTGATG CTTCTGGCATCGTCACAACCCAGCAAGTACCGATCCACATAATCAACTCGGTCAACCCGATCCCCACAATGTACACATGGGCTCCGACGCAGAAGAACTTCATGGTGGAAGACGAGACTGTTCTGCACAACATCCCATACATGGGCGACGAGGTCCTGGACCAGGACGGTACTTTCATCGAGGAGCTCATTAAGAACTACGACGGGAAAGTGCATG GCGACAAGGAAGGCGGTTTCATCGACGACCAGTTGTTTGTGGAGCTGGTACACGCGCTCATGACCTATCAGACGCGTGACGAAGTGGCCGACGAGCGACGCGAG AAAGAATCAAACAAAGAGCTAAAAGACAAGGAAAAAGAAAAggacaaagaaaaagaaaaggacaaagaaaaagaaaaggaCAAAGATAAAGAAAAGGAGAAAGACAAAGAAAAGGAGAAGGACAAAGAAGGAGCGGACTTGGAGAAGCAGTTCCCCATCTTCATCATCTTCCAGGCCATCTCCTCGCAGTTCCCAGACAAGGGCACGCCGCAGGAGCTCCGGGAGAA ATACATCGAGCTAACATCCCGCAGCGACCCGGACGCGCTGCCGCCCGAGTGCACGCCCAACATCGACGGGCCGCTCGCCGAGAGCGTCGCCAGAGACCAGACCATGCACTCCTTCCACACTCTGTTCTGCCGGCGCTGCTTTAAATACGACTGCTTTTTGCACC GCTTGCAGGCGTGCCACCCAGGGCCCAACCTGAACAAACGAAAGGGCCCCGACCTGAAGCCCTTTTCTGAACCTTGCGGGCCCAGCTGCTACGTGCTGTTG GATGGCATAAGAGAGAAGCTGGCGCGCGAAAAAGCAGCCGGCGAAGAAGACAAGGGCAAGTCCAACTCGATGGATTCGCCCAACGACGCTTCCTCAGAAGACAGCAACGACAGCAACCGGTTTCCGAAGG GCAGCAGCAGCGCGGCCGGGTGGAGTGGCGCGATCGCCAAGCCCGGCCCGCCCGTCGAGCCCGCATACAACGCGCTCG GTCTGACAGTGGGCGACATCCAATCCGAGTGGACGGGCTCGGACCAATCGCTCTTCCGCGCTCTACACAAGGTGTTCGCCTGTAACTACTGCGCCATCGCGCAGGTCATGCTCTCCAAGACTTGCCAACAG GTATACACATACTGGATCAACACGGGGCAAGAAGAATGCCGAGTGGAGGCCGAACTCACCCCGCCCcgcaagaagaagaagaagcatCGTCTCTGGTCCGTGCATTGCCGCAAGATACAGCTCAAGAAGGACTCCAACTCGCATCATGT ATTCAACTACACTCCGTGCGAGCACCCTAACCAGCCGTGCGACTCGATGTGCCCCTGCCTACAGTCGCAGAACTTCTGCGAGAAGTTCTGCCAATGCTCCAGCGATT GTCAGAATCGGTTCCCCGGCTGCCGCTGCAAGGCGTCGTGCAACACGAAGCAGTGCCCGTGCTACCTCGGCGTCCGGGAATGCGATCCCGACCTCTGCATACAGTGTGGGGCGGACAGTCCGGTCTGTTGCCGCAACGTGTCCGTACAACG TGGCCTTCACAAGCACCTACTTCTAGCGCCATCCGACGTAGCCGGCTGGGGCATCTTCCTCAAAGAGGCCGCGCACAAGAATGAGTTCATCAGCGAGTACTGCGGCGAGGTGATCTCGCAGGACGAGGCCGACCGCCGCGGCAAGGTGTACGACAAGTACATGTGCTCCTTCCTGTTCAACCTGAACAACG ATTTCGTGGTGGACGCGACCCGTAAAGGCAACAAGATCCGTTTCGCGAACCACTCCATCAACCCCAACTGCTACGCCAAGGTCATGATGGTGAACGGCGACCACCGCATCGGCATCTTCGCCAAGCGCGCCATCCAGCCAGGAGAGGAACTCTTTTTCGATTACAG ATACGGGCCGACGGAACAACTCAAATTCGTGGGCATCGAGCGCGAGATGGAATTCTTATGA
- the LOC134795767 gene encoding FAD-linked sulfhydryl oxidase ALR — protein sequence MSGHGSDDEEKPCRACSDFKSWAKSQKPLKPGAMKKDSPPKPPRKDCPLDKEELGQATWGFLHSMASYYPEKPTKAQAKSMTQFFNIFSQFYPCEPCALDFREDLKENPPQTGSRNALAQWLCERHNTVNEKLGKPAFDCSKVHERWKDGWLDGSCD from the exons ATGTCGGGCCACGGCTCTGATGATGAAGAGAAGCCTTGTCGGGCATGTTCCGATTTCAAATCGTGGGCCAAGTCGCAGAAGCCCCTGAAACCTGGTGCTATGAAAAAG GATTCTCCTCCCAAGCCACCCCGGAAGGACTGCCCGTTAGACAAGGAAGAGCTTGGGCAGGCGACATGGGGCTTCCTACACTCCATGGCCTCCTACTACCCGGAGAAACCCACAAAGGCTCAGGCCAAATCTATGACACAGTTCTTCAATATCTTCTCCCAATTTTATCCTTGTGAGCCATGTGCATTAGATTTTAGAGAAGA TTTAAAAGAAAACCCTCCACAGACAGGCTCAAGAAACGCACTAGCACAATGGCTGTGTGAGCGCCACAACACAGTGAATGAGAAACTTGGTAAACCAGCATTTGACTGCAGCAAAGTGCATGAGAGGTGGAAAGATGGCTGGCTTGATGGCTCCTGTGACTGA